In Stieleria varia, one genomic interval encodes:
- a CDS encoding beta-ketoacyl synthase N-terminal-like domain-containing protein, whose product MSPNPIMITGVGVVSSIGIGRKAFFEGLLNKKSGICWLSERTDDDAKPDVDNMEPKGIWVGGPILDFDAKEFVRPRKALKVMCREIQLSFAASMLAIDDAGLTDAFPAAEDGVITPDRVGTVFGGEMFFGPPQEMVDSIQACLAEGDQINTSVFGMAAKKNLMPLWMLKYLPNMPACHVGISVNAHGPNNSLVLGDVSGPAAIMESISCLQRGIADVILSGSIGNRLNTSRMTCRYDSPIPEVNGEVKWASRPHDPDATGVVGGEAAVTLVLESSDHAKQRGVKPLATILSSASRFVASEAIQHGERSGELNPPFHRGSSKAIRLAISGALTQANRVAADIGLVVSHAMGDPMMDSAERIALSELEITAPLVAPIAALGHTGAASGGIAVATGALALANGMIPPTVGVEPAPQETSSESNSAPHRCGLRSTAEPLRSPLVLCLASTAEGSATAILLGDSAR is encoded by the coding sequence ATGTCACCCAACCCCATCATGATCACCGGCGTCGGCGTGGTCAGTTCGATCGGGATCGGCCGCAAAGCTTTCTTTGAGGGACTGCTCAATAAGAAATCCGGTATCTGTTGGCTTTCCGAGCGAACCGACGACGACGCCAAGCCAGATGTCGACAACATGGAACCCAAGGGGATTTGGGTGGGCGGTCCGATTCTGGACTTTGACGCCAAAGAATTCGTGCGGCCACGAAAAGCGTTGAAGGTCATGTGCCGCGAGATCCAACTTTCGTTCGCCGCCTCCATGCTGGCGATTGACGACGCCGGGCTGACGGACGCTTTTCCCGCAGCGGAGGACGGCGTGATCACGCCCGACCGAGTGGGCACGGTGTTCGGCGGGGAAATGTTTTTTGGACCGCCTCAAGAAATGGTCGACTCCATCCAGGCCTGCTTGGCCGAAGGCGATCAGATCAATACATCTGTGTTCGGGATGGCGGCGAAAAAAAATCTGATGCCCCTGTGGATGCTGAAGTACTTGCCCAACATGCCCGCCTGCCATGTCGGTATCTCCGTTAACGCACACGGACCCAACAACTCACTTGTGCTGGGCGATGTCTCTGGGCCCGCTGCGATCATGGAATCCATCTCGTGCTTGCAACGAGGAATCGCCGATGTGATCCTCAGCGGCAGCATCGGCAATCGACTCAATACTTCACGAATGACCTGTCGCTATGACTCGCCGATTCCCGAGGTCAATGGCGAAGTAAAATGGGCGTCGCGGCCACACGATCCCGATGCGACCGGCGTTGTCGGTGGCGAAGCCGCTGTGACCCTGGTGCTGGAGTCCAGTGATCACGCCAAACAACGTGGCGTCAAACCGCTTGCAACCATCCTGAGTTCCGCCTCACGTTTCGTGGCCTCCGAGGCAATCCAACATGGCGAGCGATCCGGTGAGCTGAATCCGCCGTTCCATCGTGGCAGCTCCAAGGCAATCCGACTGGCAATCTCGGGAGCATTGACACAAGCCAACCGGGTGGCAGCAGACATCGGACTGGTCGTCAGCCACGCGATGGGAGACCCGATGATGGACAGCGCAGAACGGATCGCCTTGAGTGAGCTAGAAATCACGGCGCCGCTGGTCGCTCCGATCGCTGCACTGGGGCACACAGGCGCTGCATCCGGCGGCATCGCGGTAGCAACGGGTGCCCTCGCACTGGCCAACGGCATGATCCCACCGACCGTCGGTGTCGAGCCAGCTCCCCAAGAGACGAGCTCTGAATCCAATTCGGCACCCCATCGTTGCGGACTTCGCTCGACCGCAGAACCTCTTCGTTCTCCGTTGGTCTTGTGTCTTGCCAGCACCGCAGAAGGCAGTGCGACTGCGATCCTGCTGGGCGATTCTGCCCGGTAA
- a CDS encoding N-acetyltransferase: MSSEPANSPHPNPQSQNRSTTVSGPYQCKPVTSKADQKAFLRLEVELYRDDPNWVTPLWSERKSLLGFKSHPFYDNADSQAFLVLKSGKVVGRVLAIVNHGHNQYHEEKRGFFGFFECIDDLQASSLLLETACDWLRSKGMTDVRGPVNPSLNYECGLLIDGFDTPPTFLISYNHAYYGRLIEAFGFEKSQDLYCYDASMDDLDDLDPKLKFVIDEATKRFKVKCRPVDPKNPSDIQAFLDIYNQSLQRTWGYVPMSQAELLHQSQQMKHLIVPRLTSLAEIDGKPVGAGFGLLDFNQILIGMNGRLFPFGWLKLLLGKKKIDRLRLVSTNVLPEYQKWGLGLVTLARILPDAIDYGIRTGEFSWVLESNSLSRGTIERGGARRTKVQRIYDMSLSGDSAGD, translated from the coding sequence ATGAGCAGTGAACCGGCCAATTCCCCGCACCCGAATCCGCAATCGCAGAACCGCTCAACGACGGTCAGCGGACCGTATCAGTGCAAGCCTGTTACCAGCAAAGCAGATCAGAAAGCCTTCCTGCGGCTGGAAGTGGAGTTGTACCGCGACGACCCCAATTGGGTCACACCTCTATGGAGCGAGCGAAAATCGCTGTTGGGGTTCAAGTCGCATCCTTTCTATGACAACGCGGATTCACAAGCTTTTCTGGTGCTCAAGTCGGGAAAAGTCGTCGGGCGTGTTTTGGCGATCGTTAACCACGGTCACAACCAGTATCACGAAGAGAAACGAGGATTCTTTGGCTTTTTTGAATGCATCGATGACCTCCAGGCCAGCAGCTTGCTGTTGGAGACCGCCTGTGACTGGCTGCGTAGCAAAGGCATGACCGACGTTCGCGGTCCGGTGAACCCGAGCTTGAATTACGAATGCGGACTGCTGATCGATGGGTTCGATACACCGCCGACGTTCTTGATCTCCTACAACCACGCATACTACGGGCGGCTGATCGAAGCGTTTGGGTTTGAGAAGTCGCAGGACCTGTATTGTTACGATGCGAGCATGGACGACTTGGATGATCTCGACCCCAAGTTGAAATTCGTGATCGACGAAGCCACCAAACGTTTCAAGGTAAAATGCCGGCCGGTTGATCCTAAGAATCCCAGCGATATCCAAGCCTTTCTCGATATCTACAACCAGTCACTGCAAAGGACTTGGGGTTACGTCCCGATGAGTCAAGCCGAGCTGTTGCATCAGAGCCAGCAGATGAAACACTTGATCGTACCTCGACTGACAAGCCTCGCGGAGATCGACGGAAAACCGGTCGGAGCAGGATTCGGCTTGCTGGATTTCAACCAAATCCTGATCGGCATGAACGGTCGCCTGTTTCCGTTCGGCTGGCTGAAGCTGCTGTTGGGCAAGAAAAAAATCGATCGACTGAGACTGGTCAGCACCAATGTGCTGCCCGAGTATCAGAAATGGGGCTTGGGCCTAGTGACCTTGGCACGGATCCTGCCCGACGCCATCGACTACGGCATTCGAACGGGCGAATTCTCGTGGGTTCTGGAGAGCAATTCGCTCTCCAGAGGCACCATCGAGCGGGGCGGCGCCCGTCGCACCAAGGTGCAGCGTATTTACGACATGTCACTCTCGGGCGACTCAGCTGGCGATTGA
- a CDS encoding RNA polymerase sigma factor, whose translation MADHPPGAVAPDALESNAVLAERFGNHDAGAMTTLVARYYEFVFQACFRILQHRQDAEDATQETFTRLAKYFHRWDKRRPLEPWLITIAGNRCRTAMSKKSGFAELTEAAEPETLACTQQQAADALREEVSLVLQDCPEQQRVAFELFHEHAMTYAEIAHRMQCPVGTVKTWVHRARMVLIQQLQQREVVPPRGASRLQAIATESVRSPHHGGHCDE comes from the coding sequence ATGGCAGATCATCCCCCTGGCGCAGTCGCACCCGATGCGTTGGAATCCAACGCAGTGCTCGCTGAACGCTTCGGGAACCATGACGCCGGGGCGATGACCACGCTGGTTGCACGCTATTACGAGTTCGTTTTTCAAGCCTGCTTTCGCATTCTGCAACATCGTCAGGATGCCGAGGATGCCACGCAAGAAACGTTCACTCGATTGGCCAAGTACTTTCATCGATGGGACAAACGTCGACCGCTGGAACCTTGGCTGATCACCATTGCGGGAAATCGATGTCGGACGGCGATGTCCAAGAAAAGTGGTTTTGCAGAACTCACCGAAGCCGCTGAACCTGAAACCTTGGCTTGCACGCAACAGCAGGCCGCCGATGCCTTACGAGAGGAAGTCTCTCTGGTGCTGCAAGACTGTCCGGAGCAACAGCGAGTCGCGTTCGAACTTTTCCATGAACATGCGATGACCTATGCGGAAATCGCTCATCGTATGCAATGCCCAGTCGGAACAGTCAAGACGTGGGTACACCGAGCTCGAATGGTCCTGATTCAGCAATTACAACAACGTGAAGTCGTACCCCCACGGGGCGCCAGTCGATTGCAGGCGATCGCGACAGAGTCAGTTCGCTCTCCTCATCACGGAGGCCACTGCGATGAATGA
- a CDS encoding TrmH family RNA methyltransferase: MGEVLRSHANPTIKHLIRMRDNRTRRREKRVLVDGWRETLRALEGGLDLIGLYVAAESGDPGGQRPNQQVLEQLGRPRGEKVLADGVMRFVSDDLLNKISYGQSSRGVVSEFQQPECGLAGLAERLPPAPLILVLDGLEKPGNIGAVFRCADAVGVDAVILSGNGADAFNPNAIRNSLGAVFTVPHAQAQDEELEAFFVSGGFRVLAARVESSQSLWTVDWSGPLAILLGSESQGLAQRWKTVGGQAVSGVRIPMNGHVDSLNVSVSAAVIAYEAMRNRSET; this comes from the coding sequence GTGGGCGAGGTTCTTCGCAGTCATGCCAATCCCACGATCAAGCATTTGATCCGGATGCGAGACAATCGCACACGTCGACGCGAGAAACGCGTGCTCGTGGACGGCTGGCGTGAAACTCTGCGTGCTTTGGAAGGCGGCCTGGATCTCATTGGGCTGTACGTCGCGGCCGAATCTGGTGACCCAGGTGGCCAGCGACCTAACCAACAAGTGCTTGAACAATTGGGGCGTCCGCGGGGCGAAAAAGTGCTGGCCGATGGCGTCATGCGATTCGTTTCGGACGACTTGTTGAACAAAATCTCCTACGGCCAGTCATCACGCGGGGTCGTCTCGGAATTCCAGCAGCCAGAATGTGGCTTGGCCGGACTTGCAGAGCGACTGCCCCCCGCGCCCCTGATTCTGGTCCTGGACGGACTGGAAAAACCGGGAAACATCGGTGCCGTGTTCCGCTGTGCCGATGCCGTCGGTGTCGATGCGGTCATCTTGAGCGGTAATGGTGCTGATGCGTTCAATCCCAACGCAATCCGGAACAGCTTGGGTGCAGTTTTCACGGTGCCGCACGCACAAGCCCAAGACGAGGAGTTGGAAGCGTTCTTTGTCTCAGGCGGTTTTCGCGTCCTGGCGGCGCGTGTCGAATCGTCTCAATCACTTTGGACGGTGGATTGGTCTGGCCCCCTGGCGATCTTGCTGGGCAGTGAATCTCAAGGCCTGGCACAACGCTGGAAAACCGTTGGGGGACAAGCCGTTTCGGGCGTGCGAATCCCCATGAATGGGCATGTTGATAGCTTGAACGTGTCCGTTTCCGCCGCCGTGATCGCGTACGAGGCGATGCGTAATCGGTCTGAAACGTAG
- a CDS encoding FHA domain-containing protein, with protein sequence MQVKLKVMTGSHGGKEISVASEKFLIGRSESCQLRPKSESISRKHCIIVVRDGKVLIQDLKSRNGTYVNDKRLPSDRAKVLAAGDVIKLGKLTFELVIDHGLQGNKKPHVADVGDAAERTVNAEDSRFEEVDVTSWLDEADQIDRVRKLSDPETRQFKLDEAGSDDSGNKVGDSSGDSTELSVNDTSMIERLKEAKKKKEPGKLPDNLKKSMKDSSRDAADDALKRFFSGR encoded by the coding sequence ATGCAAGTAAAGCTCAAGGTAATGACCGGCAGTCACGGGGGCAAAGAGATCTCGGTTGCCAGCGAAAAGTTCCTGATCGGACGTAGCGAATCGTGCCAACTGCGTCCCAAGAGCGAATCGATCAGCCGCAAGCATTGCATCATCGTGGTCCGGGATGGCAAAGTCCTGATCCAGGACCTCAAGAGCCGTAACGGCACCTACGTCAATGACAAACGCTTGCCAAGCGATCGCGCCAAAGTGCTCGCGGCCGGTGACGTCATCAAGCTCGGAAAGCTGACGTTTGAATTGGTCATCGATCATGGATTGCAGGGCAACAAGAAACCCCACGTCGCCGATGTCGGCGATGCCGCCGAGCGTACAGTCAATGCCGAAGACAGTCGGTTTGAAGAAGTCGATGTGACGAGTTGGTTGGACGAAGCCGATCAGATTGATCGCGTCCGAAAACTTTCCGATCCGGAAACCAGGCAGTTCAAATTGGATGAGGCTGGGTCGGACGACTCCGGAAACAAAGTCGGTGATTCGTCGGGTGACAGCACAGAACTGTCCGTCAACGACACTTCAATGATCGAAAGGCTCAAAGAAGCCAAGAAGAAAAAGGAGCCGGGTAAGTTGCCCGACAACTTGAAGAAATCGATGAAGGACAGCTCACGTGACGCCGCCGATGACGCGCTGAAACGTTTCTTTAGCGGACGATAG